A single window of Arcobacter venerupis DNA harbors:
- the bamA gene encoding outer membrane protein assembly factor BamA, protein MKNKVVLFSLACAAALSADTIKSIEYKDVNKLSPEILNETLSMKVGDELNNEKLNSALLKFYKFGYFDDITVSNENGILKFVFKEKPSISNVDIKGYKSRAEDLDAVRTAINLKKGAMYTEKRVKEAKEKLLSMLESEGFINSVVETEIENINDKAIKITFNVNKGDEIIIKKANYHGASALEQDDFDHVTANKEKEFASWWFGQNDGEVKIDQLKYDSKRINELYFEKGYLDAQVKEPFLDIDFASDQAKLDFFVTEGTKYTTNNIKIYLDSSIVDPETIYPELKLIVGNTFNIKKLRADQEYIRTQVADKGYAFVDVKFDLIKDEKNQKVDVVYNVVPGKKVYINDVKISGNTKTLDRVVRRDVYLAPGDLYNLTDFKDSTNKLKRSRFFENVVIEEKRISDEKLDIVVKVTEAATGSLMLGGGYGSYDKLMVNGSINEANMFGSGLGLGLSADLSARTSRFEISLKNPAINDSDYNGEVEIHNSESEINRDKYDSTIKTQGFSVAVGKQIVRDLYAGARYKLDFVSEDYDYDSDFLTKYELKDDAFKEKNKLYDSQDYISSSITPYLNFDNTDDFYMPREGIKAGTSLEYAGVGGDSKYLKSSTYAKYFYSLEDLTELDWVLRLKTQMKILVDNGQINQGDSLYLGGAKTLRGYKSYAFPSNETGYQTDPYKNLWANSVEMSFPLIPSAKMRWGLFYDYGMIGQDTFNDVKRSGTGALLEWISPMGPLQLIFAHALDAEAGDDTSSFEFSLGSSF, encoded by the coding sequence GTGAAAAATAAAGTCGTACTATTTTCTTTAGCTTGTGCAGCGGCACTAAGCGCAGATACAATAAAATCTATAGAATACAAAGATGTAAATAAGTTATCTCCAGAAATTTTAAATGAAACATTATCAATGAAAGTTGGTGATGAACTTAATAATGAAAAACTTAATAGTGCACTACTTAAGTTTTATAAATTTGGTTATTTTGATGATATAACTGTTTCAAATGAAAATGGAATTTTAAAATTTGTCTTCAAAGAAAAACCATCAATTTCAAATGTTGATATAAAAGGTTATAAATCAAGAGCTGAAGATCTTGATGCAGTTAGAACTGCCATAAATCTAAAAAAAGGTGCTATGTATACAGAAAAAAGAGTTAAAGAAGCGAAAGAAAAACTCTTAAGTATGTTAGAAAGCGAAGGATTTATAAATTCAGTTGTAGAAACTGAAATTGAAAATATAAATGATAAAGCTATAAAGATAACTTTTAATGTAAATAAAGGTGATGAAATCATCATTAAAAAAGCAAATTATCATGGAGCTAGTGCTTTAGAGCAAGATGATTTTGATCACGTTACAGCAAATAAAGAAAAAGAGTTTGCTTCTTGGTGGTTTGGACAAAATGATGGTGAAGTAAAAATTGATCAATTAAAATATGATTCAAAAAGAATTAATGAATTGTATTTTGAAAAAGGTTATTTAGATGCGCAAGTAAAAGAGCCATTTTTAGATATCGATTTTGCTTCAGATCAAGCTAAATTAGATTTTTTTGTTACTGAAGGTACAAAATATACAACTAATAATATTAAAATATATTTAGATTCTTCAATTGTTGATCCTGAAACAATTTACCCTGAACTTAAATTGATTGTTGGTAATACTTTTAATATTAAAAAATTAAGAGCTGACCAAGAATATATAAGAACTCAAGTAGCTGATAAAGGTTATGCTTTTGTTGATGTTAAATTTGATTTAATAAAAGATGAAAAAAATCAAAAAGTTGATGTTGTTTATAATGTAGTACCAGGTAAAAAAGTTTATATTAATGATGTGAAAATATCAGGAAATACAAAAACACTTGACAGAGTTGTAAGAAGGGATGTTTATTTAGCACCTGGAGATTTGTATAATTTAACAGATTTTAAAGATTCAACTAATAAATTAAAAAGATCAAGATTTTTTGAAAATGTTGTTATTGAAGAAAAAAGAATTAGTGATGAAAAACTTGATATTGTTGTAAAAGTTACTGAAGCTGCTACTGGGTCACTGATGCTTGGTGGTGGATATGGTTCTTATGATAAATTAATGGTAAATGGTTCAATAAATGAAGCAAATATGTTTGGTTCAGGATTAGGGCTAGGTTTAAGTGCAGATTTATCAGCAAGAACAAGTAGATTTGAAATTAGTTTAAAAAATCCTGCAATTAATGATAGTGATTATAATGGTGAAGTTGAAATACATAATAGTGAATCTGAAATTAATAGAGATAAATATGATTCAACAATTAAAACACAAGGATTTTCAGTTGCTGTTGGAAAACAAATAGTTAGAGATTTATATGCGGGAGCTAGATATAAACTTGATTTCGTAAGCGAAGATTATGATTACGACTCAGATTTTCTAACAAAATATGAACTAAAAGATGATGCATTTAAAGAAAAAAATAAATTATATGATTCTCAAGATTATATTTCAAGTTCAATCACTCCTTATTTAAATTTTGATAATACAGATGATTTTTATATGCCAAGAGAAGGAATAAAAGCTGGAACTTCACTTGAATATGCTGGAGTTGGTGGAGATTCTAAATATCTTAAATCAAGTACTTATGCAAAATATTTTTACTCTTTAGAAGATTTAACTGAACTTGATTGGGTTTTAAGACTTAAAACTCAAATGAAAATTCTAGTAGATAATGGACAAATAAATCAAGGGGATTCTTTATATCTTGGTGGAGCTAAAACTTTAAGAGGATATAAATCTTATGCATTCCCATCTAATGAAACAGGATATCAAACAGATCCATATAAAAATCTTTGGGCAAACTCTGTTGAAATGAGTTTCCCATTAATTCCAAGTGCAAAAATGAGATGGGGATTATTCTATGATTATGGAATGATTGGTCAAGATACATTTAATGATGTAAAAAGATCTGGAACAGGTGCATTATTAGAATGGATTTCTCCAATGGGGCCACTACAGTTAATATTTGCTCATGCTCTTGATGCAGAAGCAGGTGATGATACTTCATCATTTGAATTCTCATTAGGTTCAAGTTTTTAA
- a CDS encoding prephenate dehydrogenase encodes MNIGIIGLGLMGGSLAKAVKRYGIAKKVYGFTNSEKNKKDILDLNLVDELVDLETLKKVSDVIILAIPVDAIIGMFPNFLDIDENTTIIDMGSTKGYIVKNIPAKIRKNFIAAHPMTGTEKSGPKAAIDDLYEGKTVVFCDLEDNGNLHVNKAFKIFQAIGMRIVVMDSNQHDIHACFMSHLPHILSFSLANTVMSHEDPKSIIALAAGGFKDMSRIAKSSPRMWGDIFKQNKKNLLASIDLFESQLQNARKMVEEDNYEDLEKWMKKANTLHEIL; translated from the coding sequence TTGAATATAGGTATTATTGGTTTAGGACTGATGGGTGGTTCTTTGGCAAAAGCTGTAAAAAGATATGGTATTGCAAAGAAAGTCTATGGTTTTACAAACAGTGAAAAAAATAAAAAAGATATTTTAGATTTAAATTTAGTTGATGAATTGGTTGATTTAGAAACATTAAAAAAAGTTTCAGATGTAATTATTTTGGCAATTCCAGTTGATGCAATAATTGGAATGTTTCCAAACTTTTTAGATATTGATGAAAATACAACTATAATTGATATGGGTTCTACAAAAGGGTATATTGTAAAAAATATTCCAGCAAAAATAAGAAAAAATTTTATTGCAGCTCATCCAATGACTGGAACAGAAAAATCTGGTCCAAAAGCTGCAATTGATGATTTATATGAAGGTAAAACAGTTGTTTTTTGTGATTTAGAAGATAATGGTAATTTACATGTTAATAAAGCTTTTAAAATTTTTCAAGCAATAGGTATGAGAATAGTTGTAATGGACAGTAATCAACATGATATTCATGCCTGTTTTATGTCCCATTTACCTCATATTTTATCTTTTTCTTTAGCAAATACAGTTATGAGTCATGAAGATCCAAAATCAATTATTGCTCTTGCTGCTGGTGGATTTAAAGATATGAGTAGAATAGCAAAGTCAAGTCCTAGAATGTGGGGAGATATTTTTAAACAAAATAAAAAGAATCTTTTAGCTTCTATTGATTTGTTTGAAAGTCAACTACAAAATGCAAGAAAAATGGTTGAGGAAGATAATTATGAAGATTTAGAGAAATGGATGAAAAAAGCAAATACTCTACATGAGATACTATAA
- the folP gene encoding dihydropteroate synthase, which yields MQTYKISINDTKNFYKNLGCDSGGISILSKKSKLHTLYIKDLHVGAANILKQDALSIGADLAVPCGVIIAKDKYVDAVLIGTTKHFETLSKKELAQPFGLKELAKTLKDYVRENDFKTKIMGVLNANEDSFFKNSRFDNSQASFLIEKMIKDGANIIDIGAVSSRPGSIAVEEDVELLRIKDIVDTIYKNKYYEKVDFSIDSYSPKVIDYVLNHGFKIVNDITGLENDEVCKIASSYNAQVVIMHMQNDPTLMQKEPFYENVILEIDSYLKNQIEKAQSFGIKNIVLDVGIGFGKTLEHNLLLLKNLEHFSHFGYELLIGASRKSMINMITPASIEDRLAGTLAIHLESIRNGASIIRCHDVKEHFQAIKVYEAINNIN from the coding sequence ATGCAAACATATAAAATATCAATCAATGACACTAAAAATTTTTATAAAAATTTAGGTTGTGATAGCGGTGGAATTTCAATTTTATCTAAAAAATCAAAACTTCATACTTTATATATAAAAGATTTACATGTTGGTGCTGCAAATATTTTAAAACAAGATGCCTTATCTATTGGTGCTGATTTAGCCGTTCCATGTGGAGTGATAATTGCCAAAGACAAATATGTGGATGCTGTTTTAATAGGAACTACAAAACATTTTGAAACTCTATCTAAAAAAGAGCTAGCCCAGCCTTTTGGTTTAAAAGAGTTAGCAAAAACATTAAAAGATTATGTTAGAGAAAATGATTTTAAAACTAAAATAATGGGTGTTTTAAATGCAAATGAAGACTCATTTTTTAAAAATAGTAGATTTGATAATTCACAAGCCTCTTTTCTAATCGAGAAAATGATTAAAGATGGCGCAAATATTATTGATATTGGCGCAGTTTCAAGTAGACCTGGAAGTATTGCAGTTGAAGAAGATGTCGAATTGCTGAGAATTAAAGACATAGTTGATACGATTTATAAAAATAAATATTATGAAAAAGTTGATTTCTCAATTGATTCTTATTCTCCAAAAGTAATTGATTATGTTTTAAATCATGGTTTTAAAATTGTAAATGATATTACAGGTCTAGAAAATGATGAAGTTTGCAAAATTGCTTCAAGTTACAATGCTCAAGTTGTTATCATGCATATGCAAAATGACCCTACTTTAATGCAAAAAGAACCTTTTTATGAAAATGTGATTTTAGAAATAGATTCTTATTTAAAAAATCAAATTGAAAAAGCCCAAAGTTTTGGAATAAAAAATATTGTTTTAGATGTGGGAATTGGATTTGGAAAAACATTAGAACATAATTTATTATTACTAAAAAATCTAGAACATTTTTCTCATTTTGGATATGAACTTTTAATTGGTGCGAGTAGAAAATCTATGATTAATATGATAACTCCAGCTTCTATTGAAGATAGACTTGCAGGAACATTAGCTATTCATTTAGAATCAATTAGAAATGGAGCTTCAATTATTAGATGCCATGATGTAAAAGAGCATTTCCAAGCAATTAAAGTTTATGAAGCAATAAATAATATAAATTAA
- a CDS encoding DNA polymerase III subunit delta', translating into MNFIDNSSILIVNDIDATLSEILPCYPLHSVRVIKNEEKEEFLLLQATLAIKEAYIASSEKKYIFLCGTTFRKEAQNSLLKILEEPPKNVVFIIITNSKSSLLPTIYSRLPYKYLKKSILKAESLLDLNKLDLKDIYNFLKDNQKISKNEAKDIVETILIKVNNQKIKLSRNQLEFFSKAIKLLELNSRPINVLTTLLLSLANQKNKH; encoded by the coding sequence ATGAATTTTATTGATAATTCATCTATATTAATAGTTAATGATATTGATGCAACGTTAAGTGAAATATTGCCATGTTATCCCCTTCATTCTGTTAGAGTTATTAAAAATGAAGAGAAAGAAGAATTTTTGTTACTTCAAGCAACTTTAGCAATAAAAGAAGCATATATTGCATCAAGTGAAAAAAAATATATTTTTTTATGTGGAACAACTTTTAGAAAAGAAGCTCAAAACTCTTTATTAAAGATTTTAGAAGAACCACCTAAAAATGTTGTTTTTATAATCATTACAAATTCAAAATCATCATTATTACCAACTATTTATTCAAGATTACCATATAAATATCTAAAAAAATCTATTTTAAAAGCTGAATCTTTATTAGATTTAAACAAATTAGATTTAAAAGATATATACAATTTTTTAAAAGATAATCAAAAGATTTCAAAAAATGAAGCAAAAGATATTGTTGAAACAATTTTAATAAAAGTTAATAACCAAAAAATTAAGCTTTCTAGAAATCAATTAGAGTTTTTTTCAAAGGCTATAAAACTATTAGAGTTAAATTCACGACCAATAAATGTGCTAACTACCCTACTTTTATCTTTGGCTAATCAAAAAAATAAACATTAA
- a CDS encoding HobA family DNA replication regulator, with protein MQEFLNWTVDTIREDRLISPWLEEKKYEWTPLVSKNIYNLLERGFSIIIVTDKEREWFMEYILGNINSVKLNRPFLPYYDFKSFYRYIDNVKSDEDISHIKDMLTISFPNGYCFWYIGRSQDVRAVIPKVSKHSFLWLFDEEKQDAFNLKSNDEALDMKLLQMFRLYNKSVSATLFAEINIEN; from the coding sequence GTGCAAGAATTTTTAAATTGGACTGTTGATACAATCAGGGAAGATAGGTTAATATCTCCTTGGTTGGAAGAGAAAAAATATGAATGGACTCCATTAGTTTCAAAAAATATCTATAATTTGTTAGAGAGAGGTTTCTCTATAATTATTGTTACGGATAAAGAACGAGAGTGGTTTATGGAATATATTTTAGGAAATATCAATTCAGTAAAACTAAACAGACCTTTTTTACCTTATTATGATTTTAAATCTTTCTATAGATATATTGATAATGTAAAATCTGATGAAGATATTTCTCATATAAAAGATATGTTGACTATCTCTTTTCCTAATGGATACTGTTTTTGGTATATAGGAAGAAGTCAAGATGTAAGAGCTGTGATTCCAAAAGTATCTAAACACTCTTTTTTATGGTTATTTGATGAAGAAAAACAAGATGCATTTAATTTAAAATCAAATGATGAAGCTTTAGATATGAAACTTTTACAAATGTTTAGACTATATAATAAATCAGTAAGTGCTACGCTATTTGCTGAAATAAATATTGAAAACTAA
- a CDS encoding aspartate kinase, translated as MLKVLKFGGTSVGTLDRIQNVANIIKKIKDQGHDVIAVVSAMSGETNKLIEYAEYYSKTPKVDEIDMLLSSGERVTSALLSIALNEMGYKAMSMSGRQAGIITDNAHTKARIESIDTTQMKEAIKDGNIIIVAGFQGVVQDTLRVSTLGRGGSDLTAVAIAGAIKADVCEIYTDVDGIYTTDPRIEPKAKKLEKISYDEMLELASLGAKVLQNRSVEMAKKLDVNLVSRSSFTPEVEGTLITKEENIMEKPIVSGIALDKNQIRVGMYGVTDKPGIAASIFTSLADADINVDMIVQTRGLDGTTDLDFTIPTTDFELCKKVMEKFKEQAKNIDYNEAICKVSVVGVGMKSHTGVASKAFTAMANENINIRIISTSEIKISMIVDLKYAELAVRALHDVYNLDK; from the coding sequence GATGTTATTGCTGTAGTTTCTGCTATGAGTGGAGAAACAAATAAATTAATAGAATATGCTGAATATTATTCAAAAACTCCAAAAGTTGATGAAATTGATATGCTTTTAAGTTCAGGTGAAAGAGTTACTTCTGCACTATTATCAATAGCATTAAATGAAATGGGATATAAAGCTATGTCAATGAGTGGAAGACAAGCTGGAATTATTACTGATAATGCTCACACGAAAGCTAGAATTGAGTCTATTGATACAACACAAATGAAAGAAGCTATAAAAGATGGAAATATTATTATCGTAGCTGGTTTTCAAGGTGTTGTACAAGATACTTTAAGAGTTTCAACTCTTGGTCGAGGTGGTTCAGATTTAACAGCTGTTGCAATTGCTGGTGCAATTAAAGCAGATGTTTGTGAAATATATACAGATGTTGATGGTATTTACACAACAGATCCTAGAATAGAACCAAAAGCAAAGAAATTAGAAAAAATTTCATACGATGAAATGTTAGAATTAGCATCATTAGGTGCAAAAGTTTTACAAAATAGATCAGTTGAAATGGCGAAAAAATTAGATGTAAATTTAGTATCAAGAAGCAGCTTTACGCCAGAAGTTGAAGGTACATTAATAACAAAGGAAGAAAATATAATGGAAAAACCAATTGTAAGTGGAATTGCTTTAGATAAAAATCAAATTAGAGTAGGAATGTATGGAGTTACTGATAAACCAGGAATTGCAGCTTCGATTTTTACTTCACTTGCAGATGCAGATATAAATGTTGATATGATAGTTCAAACAAGAGGACTAGATGGAACAACTGATTTAGATTTTACAATTCCAACTACAGATTTTGAACTTTGCAAAAAAGTTATGGAAAAATTTAAAGAACAAGCTAAAAATATTGATTACAATGAAGCTATTTGTAAAGTTTCAGTTGTTGGTGTTGGTATGAAATCTCATACTGGTGTTGCATCAAAAGCATTTACAGCAATGGCAAATGAAAATATTAATATCAGAATTATTTCAACAAGTGAAATTAAAATTTCTATGATTGTTGATTTAAAATACGCAGAATTAGCAGTTCGAGCTTTACACGATGTTTATAACTTGGATAAATAG